The DNA window GTCCTTTCTTTGGGTTCTAtctagtttataatttaataattaattaaccttcacacttatttaaaaaatggttcATGTAAATACATGcctaataaaaacattttgttcaTACTCACCTGAATTAACCTGACTGATCGGAGAGGAATAATATAGTTTACATTTATTGCTGATACCTAAATCAGATATGATAGGATTATGAATAAAGTGTATGTAAAACTCTTTATACCTGGTTTTTTAACTCCATTATTTTGAAGTTTAatacgaatttatatttttctaattcttGCTTCTTACGCTTTAGTTCATATATTCTCTTTTCTTTGTCTTGAATTGTACCATCTCTTTCAGATATTTCTTTTTTGAGGTCAGCTACATCTCGTTCCAGAGTGGAAATAACTTTTTGGAACTGCTTATGTTCAGCTACAATTGcaggatttattttattacatacaatattTCAATAGATTACTTATAGAGTAATTAAAAACTATGTATTACCTTTAAGCTGTGATACTTGATGCTTGAATTCATCAATTTCTTTGTGTGCTGAAATCAGCTTCTTTTTCATAAGACCAGTCTCTCCTTTTAATCTTACGTTCGcatctttttcttctttaagTTGAACCTCGTATGCTGTTCTTATTTCTATAATTTCACGATCTGCATCTTCTTCTATGGAAGACTTTATTGTTTCGTGCTCTCTTTTTTCCATTTCCGCTTGCTCTTGTAACTATGCAAACATTTCTTTATGTGTATATCGCAGTTTTGcgtatatgcatattatatatttttcaagtaaATACTCAACTCACCTCTTGAAGCATTACATCTTTTTCTTCCAGCCTCACTTCAAACATTTCATTTATCTGTCTCAGAGCTTGTCTCTTGCTTTCTGCTAAATCTTCCAATCTTTGTTCATATTCCTTTCTCATGCGAGCTGTTTTGTCTTCAAGGCtctataaaatgaaacaaagcACAAATTTGCTCAAATTGGTATGACCTTTAGTTAATAATGCAATAAGCATTAttcacgaaaaaaaaattttacctgaTACCTATCATATTCGCTTATAAGTCTTATATTAAAATCTGCTTCCAAAGCTTGTAATGTTCGTTCATGACCAGATCTTAGTTTCGCAATATCTTGTTGTATCATTCCTATTTCGTGAGAGTGTTCGTTTTCCATTtgctaaaatataaacaaagggTATTATAAACATTCAGGTGTCATGATTTCTtacttctatttatattttactttaccTCGTTCTTCTCTTTTAGTTCTTCGATAGCTGCACAGTAACCTTCATGtacttcttttaatttttcagctTGCGTAGCTTCTGCTTGACGAAGTTGATATGTGTGTTCGGTTTCCAGTTCACCCATCCTCGTACTAAGcaactaaaatttttaaaagtttttcttattaaacaattaattgttttttagcTGGATAATTAATGACTTTACACCACTTACATTTATGCTATTAATTTTCTCTTGCAAATCCTTCTTACTTATTAAAATCTCCTTAGAATATGCAAAATCTTTGTCTAATGCTATAGCTCGCCCATCAGCATTAGTCAGTCTCCATAAACAGATAGAGGAATCTTCGGCTACTGATACTAAAGTTTGATCGTCATACGATAAAGCGATTCCAATCACTTTTTTATTGTGCATATGGAATTCATTATAGATAGCCTTGTCTAGCAGAGGTAATTGAACTGCAGCAACTCCACCATCGCCACCCGTAATAAATAGCATTAAATCCGAACGTGACAGCACTATTGTATCCAGCGCGCAACCAATAAGTCCTAAATTTCTGCGGATTGTATTCGAACCAATTTCCTTAATTTCTCCGTCAGTGCCCACGCCATATGTGGTTTTCCCATTGCTGTAAATAACATTATAGCAAAACTCAGGAAACTTAACACAACGCACAACATAATTCATGCCAATTTATTCTTGACACAAATAAAAGGTTAAGGCCAAATGCCGAGCGCTATTGTTCTGTGAGTAAATCACTCAACTTAAAACGCTACTAATTATGTCAAAGGTACTCGTATCTACATACCATTGACGAAAATAACTACAATTAACACATCCAATCAAACTTACCTATTTACTGCACACGCGTTAAACTGATTCGTTTTAAGTATAACTTCACCAACTCTTTGGCCAGAAGACATGTTCCATTCATATACGGCTCCCTCCGTGCCACATGATACCAATGTCAAATCATTGGCAGACCAAGCTAAACTAGTTATCTGAAAATGGAAAGCATCGTAATATattgtaagaaattaaaatacgtTATAATCAATGAATCATACTAACTCTTCCGTTATGCCCCTTCAAGTTGTAAACATTTTGGAAAGAAACAGAGGAAAACACTTGTATAATTTGACTGTTAACAGCTGCAAAGAGATGACCGTTCGTACTAAATTTTGCACGTTTGCAATTACGAATGGGGAATTCACGCATAACTTCAAAATCATCAATTAAAACCACCATAAAACGTAACTTATCTGAAAATCCCACGATCGCAAAAAGTCCTGCAACAACACGATAAATTGTTACCAAGTTCGTTAAAATCATAAAGAGTCTTAaagaattttgtaaatatgGGTTACCAGTTGGATGTAAGGACACACAATGTATCTCCTCTTgatacaatttaatcaattccACATCGTCGGTCATATAATTCCAAACTCTAATACTCTTGTCTTGTTCACCGGATGTCATAAATATTGGTTTCCAAGCGCACATCGATAAGGAATTAATCCGACCGTAATGCATAGCAGGACCAAGTTCAGAAAATGGGATTTCTGGATTCTAAACAGAAAACAGAAAGTAAATTTTtcattctccttttttttttctcttgtaacttaaaaaattactttaagttTTACATAAACAACCCTTGTATATCGGAGAGTTATTGTTTCATGCAATTGGCTTACCTGAAGCATATGCTGTCCGAATAGTTTCACATAGTATAGTTGCTTTCTTAGCGTCGTTATAAGAAGTGTCTCCTGATTTGGATCAATTGTTATATGTTGAATGGCATCTAGAGGTGACCATAGTGGATGTTCTCTGGTATGTCTTGaagatttaaactttattttattaaataagttgtTGCTATGTAGTGACGGTAGATTAGAATCAAAGTATGGGATAtagggaatataaaggagaacggacagcagtgTCCTCGGTTCTACTACTACTGTGATCACccacgtctgcccagcgtgataaGTACTATGAGCAAACTGTCCCAgtagaggtctttagtccaacattaaattgttatagactattgatgatgatatttaaaagtaacggtaattctttttttttaattaactagtCTGATTAAAGCCTTTACTTTAATTAGGCTTATTTAATTTGTCGAAATTACGAAATCCTACTTACTTGTACGACTTTTTCGAAATTCTATACACATTCCTTTTACGCCAGTGATGAGGGGTTTCTTTCTCAAACATATGAACGTATCCTTGGCCACAGGCGAAAGCAAATCCTGTAAGTATTCTTTCggtcaattaaaattattaacggCCATGCTAATTTATTGTGATACAGATTAAGCAAAAGCATACCTTTCGCAAAATTTGTGAAATGTTCAACAGGATAACTTTCAGTTTCAATAATGCCCTGTTCACTAACAGTTCCGTCTTCTCTGGATGAGCTGGTCTTTTCACCTTCTGCAGcccttgaaatatttttatacatcacGGGATTGCCAAAAGGTTAATCTGACTCATCTTAATCACCGTCAGTTACATCGGCCAGCTGTATGATCTTTTTATGTTCATTTATGTTACTGGTGTGGACAGTGAAGTTGTTTATTAGGTCGTTGGCGGTGGTTTGGAAGAAACAGActgttttgaaattattttttaaagttataaaacttaaatctCAGTCGTCTTAAATAAGAGGAATGATTGTTGAGATTCTGGCAATAAACTCTGTATTTTTCTATGTTTCTGGTTCATCTATAGCATATTAATGGTGTCAAGCCTCCTGTCTCATAGACGAGAAAGGTTTAGAGCCTTAACTTGCTACGCTGCTACTCCAATTTGGGTTGGCGGATTTTTTCTCGTTGgatcgaataaaaataaatgaaatgtttaACTCTTACTCAGCATCAACTTTTTTAAGTGACATTTCTGTTATATCAAGGGCTCGAAATATGCAGTTTTGTCGCAGTTCGCCGTTTTCCACCATCATGATGATTCCGTTATCCGTTCCAAACATGATACGATCAGGGGTCAACCACATGCAAGCTGTTACGttaatctaaaaaatatatcaaagtaAAAAAGAGTACTAGTATCTGTTAAAACACCACAAACTGTTATAGAAACGAAgatatagacttcaaatttctATGACCCCCATCAgggcaggcaggagacaaaaattatatcccccgattatatctcctaacaagttatataattaacgtgtccatctgctacGTATAataaataggagaagtttatccccttttattattacacatatattacttcgatattatttccacttctgcgccagtgctctgagatttgataaagctgtgggagaagatgacTTTTTTTACTAACCGTGCAGAAATCTATAAAATGCCGAAAATATGTTTTGTTGTAAATACATCTATAAGATAATTTAGATGTACACTTTATATTATGCTTTACCTCCATGAATTTAAGGTAGTGGTAGTTTTTGTACATTTGCAAAAcaaaatggataaaaaaaaataatggtgcTGATTTTAATGTCcgcaattttcataataggcaGTACATATATCTACTTACATTTTCAGCTTTACACCAACCCCATTGCCTCCATACAGTTTCTGCTACGTTCATAATTCGAAAAGTAGACGGCCCTGTTATAACCACAAGAGTTGCATCTGAAGGGTTACATTGTACCTGACAACAATAAAACTCTTTGCACAATCTAATTCGACCAAGCAGAACTTGTCTATTTGAGATGTGCGTGCTTTCCGCGTAGGTTCCTACCTAAGACTAGACCTATTATTGAATCAAGGtggtttaacttttttttgtttttgtcatatttttcaCTGGAAATGAAAAACAAGTCAAAAATAGAAATTTAATCGAACAAAAAACCTTCAATTGGACTAAACATTCAACCGGAATTGAAACGTTTTTGTAGTATTGTATACCGTGATATACAAtactacattattttatatcacgGTATGACACTTAATAGTCGATTAATGAACGGGCGATGTGACGCGCTGTGTCGTAGAATGCAAGTTTGTATGGGACAAAAGTTATGCGAAGATTTACGCTAATAAAGGGATAAtacgagtataaaaaaaaaattcttacgcTTTCAACAGTTCCTTGAGCGCTAGGATTTTGAGCTTTAGCGTGGCTCTCAACTTTTCCCTTATCCCAGttgtaataatacaaatacCAGTCCGGTTCTCCAGTTATCGCTACCAAGTATTTCGAATCGAACGTGAATTGGACGCAGGCGAACTCTCTCGCCGTTGAATTTTCAAACGGCACAGTTAGTATTTTACGTCTCTTATATGTTGTTAGGTCGTATATAGTTATTATAGGTTTTTGACCCTCTTCAGCTATTTCGTTCAAAGCTAGCCACCGTCTAAAATAGCATTTTAATCAATCTTAGCTTAGCACTTCTTTTAGCTCACACTGTCAGAACATAAAAACAATGAGAATATGTACTTGGTACAACTCTAGGTAGGTACATCTCTAGCAACGTACCCAACGTTGTTAGAGTACATGTTTCGCCGAGTGACCGAGCAGATACTCGAGTTACTCGGAGGTTTCACATCTTAGGGAAGCGAGAACAGGTTTATACAGGCACGGCAACCTAGGCTGCGAACGAGCGGTCACTCAGTTCTCACTTAAAGTGTAtttaatgcaagtttagtacgtttcgcaTACAAGTCtcaggtgtcttttatgcaagtttaatacgtcaCGTTTCTACGAAggaagtgtcgtttatgcaagtttagtctgtctcgtaggtatataaaaaggaagtgtcgtttatgcacgTTAAGTTCGTTTCGTatataggtcgcaagtgtcttttaccCACGTTTAGTAGGTTTCATATACAGGTCACAGGTGGCTTTAATGCAAATTTAGTATGTCTCTTATAAAGATCGcaattg is part of the Pararge aegeria chromosome 2, ilParAegt1.1, whole genome shotgun sequence genome and encodes:
- the LOC120628006 gene encoding cilia- and flagella-associated protein 57, producing the protein MGTNTPPNISARIFYGLRTDIQYNAHYMTDSEIIYPAGGVIVIHNHIQKKQKFIRLQDKHKPIKSLILAPNRRWLALNEIAEEGQKPIITIYDLTTYKRRKILTVPFENSTAREFACVQFTFDSKYLVAITGEPDWYLYYYNWDKGKVESHAKAQNPSAQGTVESVQCNPSDATLVVITGPSTFRIMNVAETVWRQWGWCKAENINVTACMWLTPDRIMFGTDNGIIMMVENGELRQNCIFRALDITEMSLKKVDAEAAEGEKTSSSREDGTVSEQGIIETESYPVEHFTNFAKGFAFACGQGYVHMFEKETPHHWRKRNVYRISKKSYKHTREHPLWSPLDAIQHITIDPNQETLLITTLRKQLYYVKLFGQHMLQNPEIPFSELGPAMHYGRINSLSMCAWKPIFMTSGEQDKSIRVWNYMTDDVELIKLYQEEIHCVSLHPTGLFAIVGFSDKLRFMVVLIDDFEVMREFPIRNCKRAKFSTNGHLFAAVNSQIIQVFSSVSFQNVYNLKGHNGRITSLAWSANDLTLVSCGTEGAVYEWNMSSGQRVGEVILKTNQFNACAVNSNGKTTYGVGTDGEIKEIGSNTIRRNLGLIGCALDTIVLSRSDLMLFITGGDGGVAAVQLPLLDKAIYNEFHMHNKKVIGIALSYDDQTLVSVAEDSSICLWRLTNADGRAIALDKDFAYSKEILISKKDLQEKINSINLLSTRMGELETEHTYQLRQAEATQAEKLKEVHEGYCAAIEELKEKNEQMENEHSHEIGMIQQDIAKLRSGHERTLQALEADFNIRLISEYDRYQSLEDKTARMRKEYEQRLEDLAESKRQALRQINEMFEVRLEEKDVMLQELQEQAEMEKREHETIKSSIEEDADREIIEIRTAYEVQLKEEKDANVRLKGETGLMKKKLISAHKEIDEFKHQVSQLKAEHKQFQKVISTLERDVADLKKEISERDGTIQDKEKRIYELKRKKQELEKYKFVLNFKIMELKNQIEPKERTIRELKVQIDDMENEELKLLNTKHDLELKINQLNEKLTSAKKDFLHEADRNLTLKNTLKKIKIDLHNMTANFQDPTQLKLSVKALFQKYVEDIDFLRSRVAEDEAIREFNRQREHLEKQLAGLRTQLSKSLGGSKSDIRKIMDENCTLLGEINNLRIELKSTRTRCFQMESILGLSARYIPPTTARAKLKHVTEDREKLDEKFKQKIEEKEEIIVALKEENERLLGKVRCLDDEATGFSQPQNFNAGYASGMNIEYAPTQDDNTQDVSTEYPRDPIS